One Curtobacterium herbarum genomic window carries:
- a CDS encoding ROK family protein, which translates to MSSPTTPSAPADLALAVDLGGTKVEAALVTDQGVVLPATRHRSPTGAGRTSEELQAAVDEVVVATLATLPSDATLVGVGIGSAGPVDEEHGLVSPLNMPVWRDYPLRDRVAAHVPDGVPVTLRMDGLAITLAEHWVGAAQGSDHVMGMIVSTGVGGGLILHGRTVSGPTGNAGHIGHVECGGYDDPCACGGTGCLEAVASGPKTVAWARRQGFAGSTGEDLAAAYAAGDEVAVAAVERSGRALGQAIAAATSLVDLEVVAIGGGFSHVSPDLFEYARQAVAERVEFPFVTKVRIVPTGLSQDGPLIGAAALVHRADVLR; encoded by the coding sequence ATGTCCAGCCCCACCACCCCGTCCGCGCCCGCGGACCTGGCCCTCGCCGTCGACCTCGGTGGCACGAAGGTCGAAGCGGCCCTCGTCACCGACCAGGGCGTCGTCCTGCCGGCCACCCGGCACCGCAGCCCGACCGGTGCGGGGCGCACGTCCGAGGAACTGCAGGCCGCGGTCGACGAGGTCGTCGTCGCCACCCTCGCCACCCTGCCGTCGGACGCGACCCTGGTCGGCGTCGGCATCGGCTCCGCCGGCCCGGTCGACGAGGAGCACGGCCTGGTCTCGCCGCTGAACATGCCGGTCTGGCGCGACTACCCGCTGCGTGACCGTGTCGCGGCCCACGTCCCCGACGGGGTGCCGGTCACGCTGCGCATGGACGGCCTGGCGATCACCCTCGCCGAACACTGGGTCGGTGCCGCGCAGGGCTCCGATCACGTGATGGGCATGATCGTGTCCACGGGCGTCGGCGGCGGGCTCATCCTGCACGGCCGCACCGTCAGCGGGCCGACCGGCAACGCCGGTCACATCGGCCACGTCGAGTGCGGCGGGTACGACGACCCGTGCGCCTGCGGCGGCACCGGCTGCCTGGAGGCCGTGGCCAGCGGTCCGAAGACCGTCGCCTGGGCGCGTCGTCAGGGGTTCGCCGGCAGCACCGGCGAGGACCTCGCGGCCGCCTACGCCGCCGGGGACGAGGTCGCCGTGGCTGCCGTCGAGCGGAGCGGGCGTGCGCTCGGTCAGGCCATCGCGGCGGCGACGAGCCTGGTCGACCTGGAGGTCGTGGCGATCGGCGGCGGGTTCTCGCACGTCTCCCCCGACCTGTTCGAGTACGCCCGGCAGGCCGTCGCGGAGCGGGTCGAGTTCCCGTTCGTGACGAAGGTGCGGATCGTGCCGACCGGGTTGTCGCAGGACGGGCCGCTCATCGGTGCGGCGGCGCTCGTGCACCGGGCCGACGTCCTGCGCTGA
- a CDS encoding type IV toxin-antitoxin system AbiEi family antitoxin, with translation MHSSRLVTTDDWPAAELHAAVLAGDLVAVGACWASIAEPQDAGLRAASFAWSVGDTRIVAGGLSAAWIWGACSRPPVPHDGCVPADERFRSRGAWTAVREIALEDDDVTTSVGARVLTPGATALDLLRVRRRFGPRDADALRGLVVTAGVDPAELARCLEQSERVPMGRQAQRRFRDAGFATP, from the coding sequence GTGCACTCCTCCCGCCTCGTGACGACGGACGACTGGCCGGCGGCGGAACTGCACGCAGCCGTCCTCGCCGGTGACCTGGTCGCGGTCGGTGCCTGCTGGGCGTCGATCGCGGAGCCGCAGGACGCCGGCCTTCGAGCTGCGTCCTTCGCCTGGAGCGTCGGGGACACCCGGATCGTCGCCGGCGGGTTGAGCGCGGCGTGGATCTGGGGGGCGTGTTCGCGCCCGCCGGTCCCCCACGACGGTTGTGTCCCGGCGGACGAGCGTTTCCGGAGCCGTGGAGCGTGGACGGCGGTGCGCGAGATCGCCCTCGAGGACGACGACGTCACCACCAGTGTCGGGGCGCGCGTGCTGACACCGGGCGCGACGGCACTCGATCTGCTCCGCGTGCGTCGGCGCTTCGGTCCGCGGGACGCCGATGCGCTCCGTGGGCTCGTGGTCACCGCCGGGGTCGACCCGGCAGAGCTGGCACGCTGCCTGGAGCAGAGCGAGCGGGTGCCGATGGGGCGGCAGGCGCAGCGTCGGTTCCGCGACGCCGGGTTCGCCACGCCCTGA
- a CDS encoding RelA/SpoT family protein encodes MTDTRESSQPDAGAASRPGDGALPGSSPRPSSPPLGTNTTGNLGSLRSLLPRLFSRAQPAGAVDTLIRTVRSHHPKADTTLIERAYSVAERAHDGQKRKSGEPYITHPVAVAQILADLGIGTITIAAALLHDTVEDTDYQLDQLREDFGDEIAMLVDGVTKLDKVKYGDSAQAETVRKMVIAMSKDIRVLVIKLADRLHNARTWGFVESASASRKAKETLEIYAPLAHRLGIQMIKLELEDLSFAVLHPKLYVEIDSLVKERQPKREQFVQDVTGTLKKDLKAAKIRGDVMGRPKQYYSIYQKMIVRGREFDEIYDLVGIRVLVPTVRDCYAMLGAVHARWTPLPGRFKDYIATPKFNLYQSLHTSVLGPQGRAVEIQIRTHEMHQRAEFGVAAHWKYKQRITGRDAETSTQSDQDMAWLAHITDWQAETSDPAEFLDSLRYEIGAKETYVFTPQGKVIGLPAGATPVDFAYAVHTEIGHRTMGAKVNGRLVPLESALSSGDVVEIFTSKNPDSGPSQDWLTFVRSPRARNKIKQWFTKERREEAIEQGRDAIARAMRKQNLPLQRIMSQDTISEVASAMRYDDVAALYAAVGEGHVSSQSVIEKALGSIQTETETDEPELSFPRHVTSRQLRNSDSGVLVRGAPDILVKLAKCCTPVPGDQIVGFITRGQGVSVHQAACTNVKSLMNEPDRMIEVEWAPSSKSVFLVQIQIEALDRSGLLSDVTRVLTDHHVNILSATVSTSSDRLALSRFVFEMGDTTHLDRVLNAVRRIDAVYDVYRVSAG; translated from the coding sequence ATGACCGACACGCGTGAGTCCTCGCAGCCGGATGCCGGCGCAGCTTCCCGGCCCGGAGACGGTGCGCTGCCCGGATCGTCGCCGCGGCCGTCGAGCCCGCCGCTCGGGACGAACACCACGGGCAACCTCGGGTCGCTCCGGTCCCTGCTGCCGCGGCTGTTCTCGCGCGCGCAGCCCGCTGGGGCCGTCGACACCCTGATCCGCACGGTCCGCTCGCACCACCCGAAGGCGGACACGACCCTCATCGAGCGTGCGTACTCCGTCGCGGAGCGCGCGCACGACGGGCAGAAGCGGAAGTCGGGGGAGCCGTACATCACGCACCCCGTCGCCGTGGCGCAGATCCTGGCCGACCTGGGCATCGGCACGATCACCATCGCCGCCGCACTGCTGCACGACACGGTGGAGGACACCGACTACCAGCTCGACCAGCTGCGCGAGGACTTCGGCGACGAGATCGCCATGCTCGTCGACGGCGTCACCAAGCTCGACAAGGTCAAGTACGGCGACAGCGCGCAGGCCGAGACCGTCCGCAAGATGGTCATCGCGATGTCGAAGGACATCCGTGTGCTCGTCATCAAGCTCGCGGACCGGCTGCACAACGCCCGGACGTGGGGCTTCGTGGAGTCCGCCTCCGCCTCGCGCAAGGCGAAGGAGACGCTCGAGATCTACGCGCCCCTGGCGCACCGCCTCGGCATCCAGATGATCAAGCTCGAGCTCGAGGACCTGTCCTTCGCGGTGCTGCACCCGAAGCTCTACGTCGAGATCGACAGCCTGGTCAAGGAACGCCAGCCCAAGCGCGAGCAGTTCGTGCAGGACGTCACCGGGACCCTGAAGAAGGACCTGAAGGCCGCCAAGATCCGCGGCGACGTCATGGGGCGTCCGAAGCAGTACTACTCGATCTACCAGAAGATGATCGTCCGCGGGCGTGAGTTCGACGAGATCTACGACCTGGTCGGCATCCGCGTCCTGGTCCCCACGGTCCGTGACTGCTACGCCATGCTCGGTGCCGTGCACGCCCGGTGGACACCGCTCCCCGGCCGCTTCAAGGACTACATCGCGACGCCGAAGTTCAACCTGTACCAGTCGCTGCACACCTCGGTGCTGGGACCCCAGGGCCGTGCGGTCGAGATCCAGATCCGCACGCACGAGATGCACCAGCGCGCCGAGTTCGGTGTCGCCGCGCACTGGAAGTACAAGCAGCGGATCACCGGCCGGGACGCCGAGACCTCCACGCAGTCCGACCAGGACATGGCGTGGCTGGCGCACATCACCGACTGGCAGGCGGAGACCAGCGACCCGGCGGAGTTCCTCGACTCGCTGCGGTACGAGATCGGCGCCAAGGAGACCTACGTCTTCACCCCGCAGGGCAAGGTCATCGGTCTGCCCGCCGGCGCGACCCCGGTCGACTTCGCCTACGCCGTGCACACCGAGATCGGGCACCGGACGATGGGCGCCAAGGTCAACGGGCGCCTGGTGCCCCTCGAGAGTGCGCTGTCGAGTGGTGACGTCGTCGAGATCTTCACGTCGAAGAACCCCGACTCCGGGCCGAGCCAGGACTGGTTGACCTTCGTCCGCAGCCCGCGCGCGCGGAACAAGATCAAGCAGTGGTTCACGAAGGAACGGCGCGAAGAGGCGATCGAGCAGGGCCGCGACGCCATCGCCCGGGCGATGCGGAAGCAGAACCTGCCGCTCCAGCGGATCATGAGCCAGGACACCATCTCCGAGGTGGCCTCGGCGATGCGGTACGACGACGTCGCCGCGCTGTACGCGGCGGTCGGCGAAGGCCACGTGTCGAGCCAGTCCGTCATCGAGAAGGCCCTCGGCAGCATCCAGACCGAGACCGAGACGGACGAGCCGGAACTGTCGTTCCCCCGGCACGTCACGAGCCGCCAGCTGCGCAACAGCGACAGCGGTGTGCTGGTCCGTGGTGCGCCCGACATCCTCGTGAAGCTGGCGAAGTGCTGCACCCCGGTGCCGGGGGACCAGATCGTGGGCTTCATCACCCGCGGTCAGGGCGTCTCCGTGCACCAGGCGGCCTGCACGAACGTCAAGTCGCTGATGAACGAGCCCGACCGGATGATCGAGGTCGAGTGGGCGCCGTCGTCGAAGTCGGTGTTCCTCGTGCAGATCCAGATCGAGGCGCTCGATCGGTCGGGGCTGCTCAGCGACGTGACGCGCGTCCTCACCGACCACCACGTGAACATCCTGTCCGCCACGGTCTCGACCTCGTCCGACCGGCTGGCGCTGTCACGGTTCGTGTTCGAGATGGGTGACACCACGCACCTCGACCGCGTGCTCAACGCGGTCCGCCGCATCGACGCCGTCTACGACGTCTACCGGGTGAGCGCGGGCTGA
- a CDS encoding rhodanese-like domain-containing protein — protein sequence MGAAEVDLTEALARLEAGAPLIDVREQSEWDEVHAPQATLLPMSELQARWAEVPADDEHPAVVVCHSGYRSAQVVAALERAGVPAVSLAGGMVAWEQSGAPVVRAGADAAADGERGHEH from the coding sequence ATGGGGGCCGCCGAGGTCGACCTCACCGAGGCGCTCGCCCGTCTCGAGGCCGGCGCGCCCCTGATCGACGTGCGCGAGCAGTCGGAGTGGGACGAGGTGCACGCACCGCAGGCCACGCTGCTGCCGATGTCCGAGCTGCAGGCTCGGTGGGCCGAGGTCCCGGCCGACGACGAGCACCCCGCCGTGGTCGTCTGCCACAGCGGGTACCGCTCGGCGCAGGTCGTCGCGGCACTCGAGCGGGCCGGCGTCCCCGCGGTCAGCCTGGCGGGCGGCATGGTCGCCTGGGAGCAGTCCGGCGCCCCCGTCGTCCGTGCCGGTGCGGACGCCGCCGCTGACGGCGAACGTGGTCACGAGCACTGA
- the secF gene encoding protein translocase subunit SecF yields the protein MASFSQFGSDLYTGKRSYDIVGRRKTWYIVAIVCIVLSLAIPWLRGGYQLGIEFTGGSEFTISDAKSTDQGIATETVERVVPDVIPRVSQLGQHGIRVQTGQLTNKQTDEIASELATAYKVPAEKVAATFIGATWGADVLAQAIRGLVIFLALAAVFMALYFRTWKMSLAAMVALIHDLLITAGVYGIVGLEVTPAAVIGFLTILGYSLYDTVVVFDKVRENTAIESIRTFQQSVNLAVNQTLVRSINTSIVALLPVAAILFIGSYVLGAGTLRDISLALFIGIIVGTYSTIFLASPMYAHLREKEPKIIAADAKKQQAAAKKRPVEAGADV from the coding sequence ATGGCGAGCTTCAGCCAGTTCGGCAGCGACCTCTACACGGGCAAGCGGTCCTACGACATCGTCGGGCGCCGCAAGACCTGGTACATCGTCGCGATCGTCTGCATCGTGCTGTCGCTGGCGATCCCGTGGCTCCGTGGTGGGTACCAGCTCGGCATCGAGTTCACCGGTGGTTCCGAGTTCACGATCTCCGACGCGAAGTCGACCGACCAGGGCATCGCGACCGAGACGGTGGAGCGGGTCGTCCCGGACGTCATCCCGCGTGTCTCGCAGCTCGGCCAGCACGGCATCCGCGTCCAGACCGGGCAGCTGACGAACAAGCAGACCGACGAGATCGCGTCCGAGCTCGCGACGGCGTACAAGGTGCCGGCCGAGAAGGTCGCCGCGACGTTCATCGGCGCGACCTGGGGTGCCGACGTCCTGGCGCAGGCGATCCGGGGTCTCGTGATCTTCCTGGCGCTGGCGGCCGTGTTCATGGCGCTGTACTTCCGCACCTGGAAGATGTCGCTGGCCGCCATGGTCGCTCTGATCCACGACCTGCTCATCACGGCGGGTGTCTACGGCATCGTCGGGCTCGAGGTCACGCCGGCCGCGGTGATCGGATTCCTCACGATCCTCGGGTACTCGCTCTACGACACCGTGGTGGTGTTCGACAAGGTGCGCGAGAACACCGCGATCGAGTCGATCCGCACGTTCCAGCAGTCGGTGAACCTCGCCGTGAACCAGACGCTGGTCCGGTCGATCAACACCTCGATCGTGGCGCTGCTGCCGGTCGCGGCGATCCTGTTCATCGGGTCGTACGTGCTCGGCGCCGGGACGCTCCGCGACATCTCGCTCGCCCTGTTCATCGGCATCATCGTCGGCACGTACTCCACGATCTTCCTGGCGTCGCCGATGTACGCGCACCTCCGCGAGAAGGAGCCGAAGATCATCGCCGCCGACGCCAAGAAGCAGCAGGCCGCCGCGAAGAAGCGTCCGGTCGAAGCCGGGGCGGACGTCTGA
- the secD gene encoding protein translocase subunit SecD, with amino-acid sequence MARSTPVKKALRSLTWLVILIAVLAGLNTAASVLAGSTKDTSDKWYAGASWVPELALDLQGGTQITLAAQSTEGSAVTSQQLQQAVNIIRQRIDATGVSESEINTQGANNIVVSIPGKPDQQTIQRIEAAAKLTFRPVLYTEAASDSAVGDSGKGSTASPTPYSPPASLQATPSSKPTNGSDLAWVTPKLQDLYTNYKCSAPDDVTSAPDDEPLVTCDNDGAAKYILGPVEVSGADISNATSGLASNSQGTTTGEWAVNLSFNGAGTKDFGSVTNRLVKLTQPQNQFAIVLDGTVITAPTTNSAITNGKAQITGNFTADSSKTLADQLKYGALPINFQVQSNEVISSTLGTAQLVGGLVAGLIGLILVVIYSVIQYRSLAFVTVLSLGVAAALTYLVIAIMSWRVDYRLSLAGVAGLIVAIGITADSFIVYFERIRDELRDGRALESAVESGWKRALRTILASDSVNFLAAVTLYVLAVSDVKGFAFTLLLTTLIDVVVVALFTHPMMQLIARTRFFGEGHRFSGLDPAALGAVYRGRAQFRAPIVDGKRQRSAREAARRQTIAERKAAGSDNGTGNGTGNGKDS; translated from the coding sequence GTGGCACGATCGACACCCGTCAAGAAGGCGCTCCGCTCGCTCACCTGGTTGGTGATCCTCATCGCGGTCCTCGCGGGGCTGAACACCGCCGCATCGGTCCTCGCGGGCAGCACCAAGGACACCTCCGACAAGTGGTACGCCGGCGCGAGCTGGGTCCCCGAGCTGGCGCTCGACCTGCAGGGCGGCACGCAGATCACCCTGGCGGCGCAGAGCACCGAGGGCTCGGCAGTCACCTCGCAGCAGCTGCAGCAGGCGGTGAACATCATCCGCCAGCGCATCGACGCCACCGGTGTCTCGGAGTCCGAGATCAACACCCAGGGCGCCAACAACATCGTCGTGTCGATCCCGGGCAAGCCGGACCAGCAGACGATCCAGCGCATCGAGGCAGCGGCGAAGCTGACCTTCCGCCCGGTCCTCTACACCGAGGCCGCGTCCGACAGCGCCGTGGGGGACTCCGGCAAGGGGTCCACGGCCTCGCCGACGCCGTACTCGCCGCCCGCATCGCTGCAGGCGACGCCGAGCTCGAAGCCGACGAACGGCAGCGACCTGGCCTGGGTGACGCCGAAGCTGCAGGACCTGTACACGAACTACAAGTGCTCGGCCCCGGACGACGTCACGTCGGCCCCGGACGACGAGCCCCTGGTCACGTGTGACAACGACGGTGCCGCGAAGTACATCCTCGGCCCGGTCGAGGTGTCGGGTGCCGACATCAGCAACGCCACCTCCGGCCTCGCGTCGAACTCGCAGGGCACGACCACCGGTGAGTGGGCGGTCAACCTGTCCTTCAACGGTGCCGGCACGAAGGACTTCGGTTCGGTCACCAACCGCCTGGTCAAGCTCACGCAGCCGCAGAACCAGTTCGCGATCGTCCTCGACGGGACCGTCATCACGGCGCCGACGACGAACTCCGCGATCACCAACGGCAAGGCGCAGATCACCGGCAACTTCACCGCCGACTCCTCGAAGACCCTCGCCGACCAGCTGAAGTACGGCGCCCTGCCGATCAACTTCCAGGTGCAGTCGAACGAGGTCATCTCCTCGACGCTCGGGACCGCGCAGCTCGTCGGCGGTCTCGTCGCCGGTCTGATCGGTCTGATCCTGGTCGTCATCTACTCGGTCATCCAGTACCGGTCCCTGGCGTTCGTCACGGTCCTGTCCCTCGGTGTCGCCGCCGCGCTGACGTACCTGGTGATCGCGATCATGTCGTGGCGCGTCGACTACCGGCTCTCGCTGGCGGGGGTCGCGGGGCTGATCGTGGCGATCGGCATCACGGCGGACTCGTTCATCGTGTACTTCGAGCGCATCCGTGACGAACTCCGTGACGGTCGTGCCCTCGAGAGCGCGGTCGAGTCCGGGTGGAAGCGTGCACTCCGCACGATCCTGGCGTCCGACTCGGTGAACTTCCTCGCCGCCGTGACGCTCTACGTCCTCGCGGTCAGTGACGTGAAGGGCTTCGCGTTCACGCTGCTCCTCACCACCCTGATCGACGTCGTCGTGGTCGCGCTCTTCACGCACCCGATGATGCAGCTCATCGCCCGCACCCGCTTCTTCGGCGAAGGGCACCGCTTCAGCGGACTCGACCCGGCCGCCCTCGGTGCGGTGTACCGCGGTCGTGCGCAGTTCCGCGCCCCGATCGTGGACGGCAAGCGGCAGCGCAGTGCGCGTGAGGCCGCGCGTCGCCAGACCATCGCCGAGCGCAAGGCCGCCGGCTCCGACAACGGCACGGGCAACGGCACCGGCAACGGGAAGGACAGCTGA
- a CDS encoding preprotein translocase subunit YajC gives MDQYFLIIIVVAFAAFMFYSSRKRKKQQTETASQMVPGARVMLSFGLYGTLVSVDDEKVTADVEIAPGTVITVHRQTLSRVVPDETTEAVDTTVTTETESDSHVTELNGEPIYGERVEDVDSTKRKTED, from the coding sequence ATGGACCAGTACTTCCTCATCATCATCGTCGTGGCGTTCGCGGCCTTCATGTTCTACAGCAGCCGCAAGCGCAAGAAGCAGCAGACCGAGACCGCCAGCCAGATGGTCCCGGGCGCGCGCGTCATGCTCTCGTTCGGCCTGTACGGCACGCTCGTGTCGGTCGATGACGAGAAGGTCACCGCGGACGTCGAGATCGCGCCCGGCACCGTCATCACCGTGCACCGCCAGACCCTGTCCCGCGTCGTCCCGGACGAGACCACGGAGGCCGTCGACACCACCGTCACGACCGAGACCGAGTCGGACTCCCACGTCACCGAACTCAACGGCGAGCCGATCTACGGCGAGCGTGTCGAGGACGTCGACAGCACGAAGCGCAAGACCGAAGACTGA
- the ruvB gene encoding Holliday junction branch migration DNA helicase RuvB, whose amino-acid sequence MSGGITAADAQSPEELAFEGALRPKSLDEFVGQRKVRGQLDLLLKAAAMQDRTPDHILMAGPPGLGKTTLAMIVAHESARPLRMSSGPAIQHAGDLAAVLSSLMPGDVLFIDEIHRMARSAEEMLYLAMEDFRIDVMVGKGAGATSIPLDLAPFTLVGATTRAGLLPNPLRDRFGFTAHLEFYERDELEQVLIRAAHLLELDFDRYALREIAGRSRGTPRIANRLLRRVRDFALVHGTRDGMAAVQGALELYDVDEYGLDRLDRAVLETMLTRFDGGPVGLNTLAVSVGEESETIESVVEPFLVRIGLVTRTPRGRIATPQAWRHFGLTPGQAAAQPGLFAADDA is encoded by the coding sequence GTGAGCGGCGGGATCACCGCCGCCGACGCGCAGTCGCCGGAAGAGCTGGCGTTCGAGGGCGCGCTCCGCCCGAAGTCGCTGGACGAGTTCGTCGGGCAGCGCAAGGTCCGCGGGCAGCTCGATCTGCTGCTCAAGGCCGCGGCGATGCAGGACCGGACGCCGGACCACATCCTGATGGCCGGGCCTCCCGGACTCGGCAAGACCACGCTGGCGATGATCGTCGCGCACGAGTCCGCGCGGCCCCTGCGGATGTCGAGCGGGCCGGCGATCCAGCACGCGGGTGACCTCGCCGCGGTGCTGTCGTCGCTGATGCCCGGTGACGTCCTGTTCATCGACGAGATCCACCGCATGGCGCGTTCGGCGGAGGAGATGCTCTACCTGGCGATGGAGGACTTCCGCATCGACGTGATGGTGGGCAAGGGCGCCGGGGCGACGAGCATCCCGCTCGACCTGGCGCCGTTCACCCTCGTCGGCGCGACCACCCGTGCCGGGCTCCTGCCGAACCCGCTCCGCGACCGCTTCGGGTTCACCGCGCACCTCGAGTTCTACGAGCGCGACGAACTCGAACAGGTCCTGATCCGGGCCGCACACCTGCTCGAGCTCGACTTCGACCGGTACGCGCTGCGTGAGATCGCCGGGCGTTCCCGCGGCACCCCGCGCATCGCGAACCGGCTGCTCCGCCGGGTCCGGGACTTCGCGCTCGTGCACGGCACCCGGGACGGCATGGCCGCGGTCCAGGGGGCGCTCGAGCTGTACGACGTCGACGAGTACGGCCTGGACCGGCTCGACCGCGCGGTGCTCGAGACGATGCTCACCCGCTTCGACGGCGGCCCCGTCGGCCTGAACACCCTCGCGGTGTCGGTGGGCGAGGAGTCCGAGACCATCGAGTCCGTCGTGGAGCCGTTCCTGGTGCGGATCGGCCTGGTGACGCGGACACCGCGGGGCCGGATCGCGACGCCCCAGGCCTGGCGCCACTTCGGTCTGACCCCGGGTCAGGCCGCCGCGCAGCCCGGACTCTTCGCCGCCGACGATGCGTGA
- the ruvA gene encoding Holliday junction branch migration protein RuvA produces the protein MIASLRGTCIDVAGSTAVIEVGGVGYAVTVTPAHALTMRHGSEVFVRTALIVRDDAFELFGFESTDALRVFDLLRSVSGVGPKSALGVLGQMTAAQVANAVAHDDDGAFRKVSGIGPKTAKLIIVALAGKLAAFEAPTSTGAAAAVAHPATEDVVIALVGLGWREDAARSAVDDAVANEPGVEQMGTQALLRAALGTLRPTGAGR, from the coding sequence ATGATCGCGAGTCTCCGGGGCACCTGCATCGACGTCGCCGGGTCGACCGCCGTGATCGAGGTCGGCGGGGTCGGGTACGCCGTCACGGTGACGCCCGCACACGCCCTGACGATGCGGCACGGGTCCGAGGTCTTCGTCCGGACGGCACTGATCGTCCGCGACGACGCGTTCGAGCTGTTCGGCTTCGAGTCGACCGATGCCCTGCGCGTCTTCGACCTGCTGCGGAGCGTCTCCGGCGTCGGGCCGAAGTCCGCGCTCGGCGTGCTCGGGCAGATGACCGCCGCACAGGTCGCGAACGCCGTCGCGCACGACGACGACGGGGCGTTCCGCAAGGTCTCCGGCATCGGCCCGAAGACCGCCAAGCTCATCATCGTGGCCCTCGCCGGCAAGCTCGCCGCCTTCGAGGCGCCCACGAGCACCGGCGCCGCCGCCGCGGTCGCCCACCCCGCCACCGAGGACGTCGTCATCGCGCTGGTCGGCCTCGGCTGGCGCGAGGACGCGGCCCGCAGCGCGGTCGACGACGCCGTCGCGAACGAACCCGGCGTCGAGCAGATGGGGACGCAGGCGCTGCTCCGCGCCGCGCTCGGGACCCTCCGACCCACGGGTGCCGGCCGGTGA
- the ruvC gene encoding crossover junction endodeoxyribonuclease RuvC — protein MLGVDPGLTRCGVGVVEVTPDRRARLVHVTVVRTPADMALELRLLAIAEGIAEQIDAHRPDAVAVERVFAQANVRTVMGTAQASGLALHAAAARGLPVGLHTPSEVKAAITGYGNADKRQVQAMVARVLGLAEAPKPADAADALALAVCHAWRLGSPDAVSSGPGTLTPAQRAWRDAQAGAAGRSAASPLVRSGGARTSPARPRLGA, from the coding sequence GTGCTCGGGGTCGACCCCGGGCTCACCCGCTGCGGCGTCGGCGTGGTCGAGGTCACGCCGGACCGGCGCGCGCGCCTGGTGCACGTGACCGTCGTCCGCACCCCCGCCGACATGGCGCTGGAACTGCGGCTCCTCGCGATCGCCGAGGGCATCGCCGAACAGATCGACGCGCACCGGCCGGACGCCGTGGCGGTGGAGCGGGTGTTCGCGCAGGCGAACGTCCGCACCGTGATGGGGACGGCGCAGGCGTCCGGTCTCGCCCTGCACGCCGCCGCCGCGCGCGGGCTGCCGGTCGGGCTGCACACCCCGTCCGAGGTCAAGGCCGCGATCACCGGCTACGGCAACGCCGACAAGCGCCAGGTCCAGGCGATGGTCGCCCGGGTGCTCGGACTCGCCGAGGCGCCGAAGCCCGCGGACGCCGCGGACGCGCTGGCCCTGGCGGTCTGCCATGCCTGGAGGCTCGGCTCACCCGACGCGGTCAGCTCCGGCCCCGGGACCCTCACCCCGGCGCAGCGGGCGTGGCGGGACGCGCAGGCTGGTGCGGCCGGACGCAGCGCCGCGTCGCCCCTCGTGCGGAGCGGCGGCGCGAGGACGTCCCCGGCCCGCCCTAGGCTCGGGGCATGA
- a CDS encoding YebC/PmpR family DNA-binding transcriptional regulator, producing MSGHSKWATTKHKKAVIDGRRAKSFAKLIKNIEVAAKMGGADMSGNPTLVDAVQKAKKTSVPNDNIDRAIKRGAGLTGESIEYTTIMYEGYGPNGVALLVECLTDNKNRAAAEVRTAMNRNGGTMADPGSVAYNFNRKGVISVTKTDALTEDDVMTAVLDAGVEDVIDQGGGFEVITEASDLVEARTALQAAGIDYDAADAEFVPNLKVEVDADTARKVFKLIDALEDSDDVQNVYANFDVPADVQAELDEDED from the coding sequence GTGTCCGGGCATTCCAAGTGGGCGACGACGAAGCACAAGAAGGCCGTCATCGACGGTCGCCGTGCGAAGTCGTTCGCCAAGCTCATCAAGAACATCGAAGTCGCGGCCAAGATGGGCGGGGCCGACATGTCGGGCAACCCGACCCTCGTCGACGCGGTCCAGAAGGCCAAGAAGACCTCGGTGCCGAACGACAACATCGACCGCGCCATCAAGCGCGGTGCCGGCCTGACCGGTGAGTCGATCGAGTACACGACCATCATGTACGAGGGGTACGGCCCGAACGGCGTCGCGCTCCTGGTGGAGTGCCTGACCGACAACAAGAACCGTGCCGCGGCCGAGGTCCGGACGGCGATGAACCGCAACGGCGGCACCATGGCCGACCCGGGCAGCGTCGCGTACAACTTCAACCGCAAGGGCGTCATCTCGGTCACCAAGACCGACGCGCTGACCGAGGACGACGTCATGACGGCCGTCCTGGACGCCGGTGTCGAGGACGTCATCGACCAGGGCGGTGGCTTCGAGGTCATCACCGAGGCGAGTGACCTGGTCGAGGCGCGCACCGCCCTGCAGGCAGCCGGCATCGACTACGACGCCGCGGACGCCGAGTTCGTGCCGAACCTCAAGGTCGAGGTCGACGCGGACACCGCCCGCAAGGTGTTCAAGCTGATCGACGCGCTCGAGGACAGCGACGACGTCCAGAACGTCTACGCCAACTTCGACGTGCCGGCGGACGTGCAGGCCGAGCTCGACGAAGACGAGGACTGA